The DNA region CACCGGCGTCGTGTAAGTATCCACTAAATTGCCGTAAGTGTCGCGCGCGCGAATTGTAATCGAAAATGGCGTGCCTGCAATTTGAGGGCTTCCGATGGAGCTGATTTCAAAATAATCCAGCGCTGCGGCGTCAACATCAAAATTGTTTGAAGTTCCGGTTTTGTTGCCGCTGGTGGCCGTGATGCGATTAGATGGTTGGCTCTGCGTAATGGTCACGGTTCCCGACCAGACGCCGCCGGAAAAATTTCCCGTTACACCGGGATTTACCGTACCCGTTAAATCCGACAAACCAGCAGTACCGCTAAAACTACTTACCGTGTTATTGTTGGCGTCCATCGCGGTGATTGTGATGCTAAATCCCAGACCTGCTGTTTGCGGAGAGGCGATCGAATTAAACGCAAAATGATCCAGCGGCCCGGGCTGCACATTGAAAGCATTCGACTGACCGGACTCGACTTGAGTAGATGTGCGCACTACAGTAATTTTGTCCCCCGACTGCGTGGTTGCAATGGTTACATCGCCAGTCCAAATTCCCTGTGAAAAATTGCCGCTCACCGTGGGAGAAATTGTTCCGGTTAAATCGGAAATATCAGCCGTCTCGGTGAAATTCTCCACCGTATTTCCGTACTGATCCTGAGCCGTCACTTGAATTGAAAACGGCGCGCCGGCGGTTTGGTTGGCGATAGTGGAAATGGAAAAATTTGCCAGCGCCGCCGACTGCATGTTGAATAAATTTGACGAACTAACAATCGCGCCATAAGTAGCAATAATTGCCACATCTTTTCTCGCCTGAGTCATGGAAACATTTCCCGTCCACTGACCGGCGACAAAATTTCCCGTAACTGTGGGCGAAATTGTGCCAGTGCTGTCAGACAGATTCACGATGTCAGTGAAATCTGTTACCTGATTTCCCTGCGCATCAGCGGCGGTGATGGTTACAGAAAAAGCGGCTCCGGCGGTTTGCGGGCTGGAAATTGTCTGAAAAGTAAAATGATCCAGACTCCCGGCATTGACGTTGAAATTGTTCGATGTTCCGGCGATATTCTGATACGTTGCAGTAATGTTGTCGTTTTGGTAGCTCTGATTAATCACGACGGTGCCGCTCCAGACGCCTGACGAGAAACTTGTCGTCGTGGTTGGCGACAGCGTGGCGCTTAAATCCGAAAGAGTTACTGTATTGGAGAAAGTTTCGACCGTGTTACCGTAATTGTCCACAGCAGTAATTGTAATCGCAAAACCAGCACCGGCAGTCTGATTACCGATAGGCGCAAAATTGAACGTCGCCAGCGAGCCATGTGTGACAGTGAAATTCGCTGAAGTTCCGGAATCTATTTGTGTGTCATCGGAAAGGCGGGTTTCCATTTGCACTTGGTAAGTCGTAGCGGCAGTCTGATGATTTCCGACAACGGCAACTTTTAAACCGACGGCAGTGTTTCCCGCAATGACTGAACCGGTGCCGTCTCTCGTAACAAAAATTGTATCACCGGACACCGTTGTGGTCAAACCGCCATCCAGTACGCCCAAGTCTGTTGATTGCGCCAGCTCAGCGCTGGTCAAATCAAATCCCGCGGGAAAAATGATCACAACTTTTCCGTCCGCAGGAATTCCCACGTCCACACCGTTGCCGGTGGCAGAAGTTGTGAAACCAAAAGTGTAAATTGTCGGCGCACCGGCGGCGTTATTGCTGGGAGTAACAGTCACCGAAGTGAGTTGCCCTGCCAGCGTCATTTTTGCAAAAACAACTATCAAAAAGATTGCTAACGAAAATATTCTTCGCCCGTTCATGTATGCCCTCATCTATGTTCATATTTTCATTTTCGGAAAGAGTTGGCTGAAGTTCATGGGTGTGAAATGGATTAGTCTGTGCCAGGATGCAATTTTTTCTCGTTGGGTGCCATCTCTAAATTTTTCTAAAGCTTAATTCAATTTTGTTACAAAAAGTATGCCTTTTTCGCGCCACCCCGAGAATTTATGTTAATTGTCTAATTTTTAAAAGCTAAACGTAGCGCCCAAATTAACAACCTGTAACTTTTAGCCAGCGCCATCTGTGCAAAGCTGGAACAGTTGAGCGACTTTCGGGCGATTCTGATCATCTGCGCGCCTCAGATAAATTTCTTAAAAAACAAATATTTTGCCGTGCGCTAAATCACGTTTTCCGGCTAAATTATCTTAATCCAGACGCGTCTGCTCCGCGGTCCGTCAAATTCGCAGAAAAATACCGATTGCCAGGTGCCCAATTTTGCTCTGCCATTTTCCACAATCACTGTCTCGGAGCAACCCACAAGACTCGATTTAATGTGCGCCGCGGAATTTCCTTCGCTGTGATGATAGCCGTCGCTGAGGGGAATCACTTTGTTGATTTCAAACAGAAAATCGCGCACCACGCTCGGGTCAGCGCCTTCGTTGATGGTAACCGCCGCTGTGGTGTGCGGAATAAAAATTTCACAAATCCCGTCTTTGATGCCGCTTTCCTCGATAGCGCGATTCACCAGATGATCAATTTTCACCAGTTCGGTTTGAGAATTCGTTCTTACGTTAAATTCAAACATCCTGTCCATTATGTTTTCCTCTTTTTTTTCTTTGCCGCCGGAAATAAAATGTTATTCAAAATCAAACGATAGCCAGGAGAATTTTTGTG from Calditrichota bacterium includes:
- a CDS encoding YjbQ family protein; the protein is MFEFNVRTNSQTELVKIDHLVNRAIEESGIKDGICEIFIPHTTAAVTINEGADPSVVRDFLFEINKVIPLSDGYHHSEGNSAAHIKSSLVGCSETVIVENGRAKLGTWQSVFFCEFDGPRSRRVWIKII